In the Sus scrofa isolate TJ Tabasco breed Duroc chromosome 6, Sscrofa11.1, whole genome shotgun sequence genome, one interval contains:
- the LOC110261138 gene encoding platelet-activating factor receptor-like has protein sequence MNSSVEDLGVGSCSPWDDPARFIVVPAAYALALALGLPANVAALAVFVRSGRRLGQALRLYLLNLALADVLFTLTLPLWLTYYLGPAHWPFPEAACRAAGAAYYVSTYAAVAFAALISVCRCGSVRRPGPRATARSALRRRGPARAACAAAWLAGLACAAPSLAAPHALRPGPGGSARCLERGWARAGLAYATVAFFAAAFLLVLAAYVSLARALAAPSGPGPAPTGPHRRAARTMVLGLLLVFALCLAPYHLLLAPWVAGQEGAAGPDGGGCRAASTLDVLHTLSLALLSLNSCLDPLIYCFSVRRFRQDCWALSCLPGVGVPGAHAASLSSSAS, from the coding sequence ATGAACAGCAGCGTTGAGGACCTGGgtgttggcagctgcagcccctgggaCGACCCTGCTCGCTTCATCGTCGTGCCTGCGGCCTACGCCTTAGCGCTGGCCCTGGGGCTGCCGGCCAACGTGGCGGCCCTGGCGGTGTTCGTCCGCAGCGGCCGGCGCCTGGGCCAGGCCCTGCGTCTCTACCTGCTCAACCTGGCCCTAGCCGACGTGCTCTTCACGCTCACGCTGCCGCTGTGGCTCACCTACTACCTTGGCCCGGCCCACTGGCCCTTCCCGGAGGCCGCCTGCCGCGCGGCGGGGGCTGCCTACTACGTGTCCACCTACGCGGCCGTCGCCTTCGCCGCGCTCATCAGCGTGTGCCGCTGCGGCTCGGTGCGCCGGCCCGGGCCCAGGGCGACCGCCCGCTCGGCGCTGCGCCGCCGCGGGCCCGCCCGCGCCGCCTGCGCCGCCGCCTGGCTGGCGGGCCTGGCTTGTGCAGCGCCCTCACTGGCCGCCCCGCACGCGCTGCGCCCCGGACCGGGCGGCTCCGCTCGCTGCCTGGAGCGCGGCTGGGCGCGTGCGGGCCTGGCCTACGCCACCGTGGCCTTCTTCGCTGCCGCCTTCCTGCTGGTGCTCGCGGCCTACGTGAGCCTGGCGCGGGCGCTCGCGGCGCCCTCGGGCCCGGGCCCGGCCCCCACCGGCCCGCACCGGCGCGCGGCCAGGACCATGGTCCTGGGGCTCTTGCTGGTCTTCGCCCTCTGCCTGGCGCCCTACCACCTGCTGCTGGCGCCGTGGGTGGCCGGGCAGGAGGGCGCCGCGGGCCCCGACGGCGGCGGGTGCCGCGCCGCCTCCACGCTCGACGTCCTGCACACTCTCAGCCTAGCACTGCTAAGTCTCAACAGCTGCCTAGACCCGCTCATCTACTGCTTCTCCGTGCGCCGCTTCCGCCAGGACTGCTGGGCGTTGAGCTGCCTCCCGGGAGTGGGGGTGCCCGGGGCGCACGCGGCATCTTTGTCCTCCTCGGCCTCCTAG
- the TMEM35B gene encoding transmembrane protein 35B, translated as MALPLAALRVLLGGFFALTGTAKLSGQISAPVSEQMKALFVQFAEVFPLKVFGYQPDPMSYQVAVGWLELLAGLLLVLGPPMLQEISNLLLTLLMMGAIFTLASLKESLNTCIPAIICLGLLLLLDIC; from the exons ATGGCGCTCCCGCTTGCAGCTCTGCGCGTCCTTCTGGGCGGCTTCTTCGCGCTCACGGGGACAGCAAAGCTCTCGGGGCAGATCTCCGCTCCGGTGTCGGAGCAGATG AAAGCTCTGTTCGTGCAGTTCGCTGAGGTGTTTCCACTGAAGGTGTTCGGCTACCAGCCAGATCCCATGAGCTACCAAGTAGCTGTGGGCTGGCTGGAACTGCTGGCTGGGTTGCTGCTGGTCCTGGGCCCACCGATGCTGCAAGAGATCAGTAACTTGCTTTTGACTCTGCTCATGATGG GGGCCATCTTCACTTTGGCATCTCTGAAAGAGTCACTGAACACCTGCATCCCAGCCATCATCTGCCTggggctcctgctgctgctggatATCTGCTAG